A genomic window from Pyxicephalus adspersus chromosome 2, UCB_Pads_2.0, whole genome shotgun sequence includes:
- the LOC140322297 gene encoding extracellular calcium-sensing receptor-like — protein sequence MEINNNSEILPNITLGFWVYDSCSTLQRELEGTLWMLTGQSQAIPNFQCQRQVKLAGIIGHSTSTYSILMAHILGLSRYPQISHFSTSSLLSDRTRFASFFRTVPSDAFQSKGLAQLVLHFGWTWVGLVASANDYGQQGIQVIKQEILKSGACVEFTVYIQLDQLTRNIPHIAQVIKASTAQAIVVFSTDVNFLTLLNELLKQNITDKTWVASEAWSTSSLLASEKYSKLLAGTIGFAFYSGNIPGLKQHLDHINPSEPPEWPWNWMFWEESILHYMKKIRLKLSSGYEMFFDHNGDPSPVYDIVNWQLNSESLMTRVLVGQYDSTALRMNTSALRWARGSQKVPTSICSDSCPPGFRKAAVTGKPSCCFQCVPCPLGEIANQSNSIECLKCPWDQWPSQQKDGCLPKLTEYLSYEETLGVILLSTGITSSMIPVAVLGILVHYKTTPIVRANNYSVSCLLLITLSLCFLSSLAFIGYPTWEKCLLRQVTFGMVFACCVSCILAKTFMVMIAFKATKPNSDLKKWATPHVLYTIIGLGTFLEMVIGVAWLSLSPPFPVYNLNVKAGVLIVECNEGSLTAFWCSIGYLSLLALVSFVVAFLSRQLPSSYNEAKFITFSMLAFLSVWISYIPASLSTSGKYTVAMEIFAILSSSWAMLCFMFVPKCYIIMFRPSMNTRKHLLKTVIK from the exons ATGGAGATAAACAACAATTCTGAGATCCTACCAAATATCACGTTAGGATTTTGGGTCTATGATTCCTGCTCCACTCTTCAGCGGGAGCTAGAGGGAACATTATGGATGCTGACAGGCCAGAGCCAAGCTATTCCTAACTTTCAATGTCAAAGACAAGTAAAACTAGCTGGTATCATCGGTCACTCCACCTCTACGTACTCCATCCTCATGGCTCACATTCTTGGGCTAAGCAGGTATCCACAA ATAAGCCACTTTTCAACTAGTTCCCTACTGAGTGACAGAACACGGTTTGCATCCTTCTTTAGGACTGTGCCAAGTGATGCCTTTCAATCCAAAGGATTAGCCCAGCTGGTTTTACATTTTGGTTGGACATGGGTGGGCTTGGTGGCTTCAGCTAATGACTATGGACAACAAGGCATTCAGGTCATTAAGCAGGAAATTCTTAAATCTGGGGCCTGTGTTGAGTTTACAGTATACATTCAGCTTGATCAACTCACTCGTAACATTCCTCATATAGCTCAGGTCATTAAAGCTTCAACTGCTCAAGCCATAGTTGTTTTCTCCACTGATGTCAATTTCCTTACCCTACTGAATGAGCTTTTGAAACAGAACATAACAGACAAGACATGGGTGGCCAGTGAAGCGTGGTCAACATCATCGTTGTTAGCTTCAGAAAAATATTCCAAGCTTCTCGCTGGAACCATCGGTTTCGCCTTTTACAGTGGAAATATCCCTGGTCTCAAACAGCACCTTGACCATATCAATCCCTCAGAGCCTCCAGAATGGCCTTGGAACTGGATGTTTTGGGAAGAAAGT ATCCTACATTATATGAAGAAAATACGGTTGAAATTAAGCAGTggatatgaaatgttttttgatCACAATGGAGACCCCTCTCCTGTGTATGATATCGTGAACTGGCAACTGAACTCTGAAAGTTTAATGACACGCGTCTTGGTTGGACAATATGACTCAACAGCACTGAGAATGAATACAAGTGCTTTAAGATGGGCTAGAGGAAGTCAAAAG GTCCCCACATCTATCTGTAGTGACAGCTGTCCTCCAGGATTCAGAAAAGCCGCTGTCACTGGAAAACCCAGCTGTTGCTTTCAGTGCGTTCCCTGCCCACTGGGAGAAATCGCCAATCAAAGCA ATTCCATTGAATGTCTTAAGTGTCCATGGGATCAGTGGCCAAGTCAACAAAAAGATGGATGTCTACCAAAGCTCACTGAATACCTTTCTTATGAAGAGACCTTGGGGGTCATTTTATTATCCACAGGCATTACTTCCTCTATGATTCCTGTAGCTGTTCTTGGAATATTGGTTCATTACAAGACAACTCCTATAGTCCGAGCAAACAATTATAGCGTCAGTTGCCTTCTCCTGATCActttgtcactctgctttctttcTTCGTTGGCCTTTATTGGTTACCCTACCTGGGAAAAATGTCTCCTGCGTCAAGTGACCTTTGGAATGGTTTTCGCTTGTTGCGTCTCATGTATCCTTGCCAAAACTTTTATGGTCATGATTGCCTTTAAGGCCACAAAGCCCAACAGTGATCTAAAGAAGTGGGCCACTCCTCATGTCTTGTACACAATAATTGGCTTGGGAACCTTTTTGGAGATGGTAATTGGTGTTGCTTGGCTATCTCTGTCACCTCCTTTCCCAGTTTATAATTTAAATGTCAAAGCTGGTGTTCTCATTGTTGAATGCAATGAAGGATCTCTCACTGCATTTTGGTGTTCTATTGGCTATTTAAGTCTACTTGCTCTGGTCAGCTTTGTGGTTGCCTTCTTGTCCAGACAACTTCCATCTAGCTACAATGAGGCCAAATTTATAACATTTAGCATGCTGGCCTTCCTTAGTGTCTGGATTTCATATATCCCAGCATCACTTAGCACCAGTGGCAAATACACTGTAGCCATGGAGATCTTTGCTATCTTGTCCTCCAGTTGGGCCATGCTCTGCTTTATGTTTGTCccaaaatgttacattattatgTTCCGTCCAAGCATGAACACACgaaaacacctcttaaaaactgtgattaaataa